The proteins below come from a single Musa acuminata AAA Group cultivar baxijiao unplaced genomic scaffold, Cavendish_Baxijiao_AAA HiC_scaffold_295, whole genome shotgun sequence genomic window:
- the LOC135657699 gene encoding LOW QUALITY PROTEIN: maturase K-like (The sequence of the model RefSeq protein was modified relative to this genomic sequence to represent the inferred CDS: deleted 1 base in 1 codon) produces MEELQGYLEKDRSRQQYFLYPLLFQEYIYVFAYDQGLNSSIFYEPVNFGGYGNKFSSVLVKRLIIRMYQQNYLIYSVNDSYQNRFVGHNNYFYSHFFSQMISEGFAVIVEIPFSLQLVSSLEEKKIPKSHNLQSIHSIFPFLEDKLSHLNYLSDILIPHPIHMEILVQILQSCIQDVPSLHLLRFFLYEYYNWNSLITPKKSIYVFSKENKRLFWFLYNSYVSECEFVLVFLRKQSSYLRLTSFGAFLERTHFYGKIEHLVVCRNFFQKTLWVFKDPSMHYVRYQGKAILGSRGTHFLMKKWKCHFVNFWQYYFHFWSQPYRIHINQLSNYSFYFLGYLSSVLINSSAVRNQMLENSFLMDIFTKKFDTIVPIIPLVRSLSKAKFCTVSGHPISKPIWTDLSDCDIINRFGRICRNLSHYHSGSSKKQSLYRMKYILRLSCARTLARKHKSTVRSFLQRLSSGLLEEFFTEEEQVLSLIFPKITSFYLHGSYRERIWYLDIIRINDLVNNL; encoded by the exons ATGGAAGAATTACAAGGATATTTAGAAAAAGATAGATCTCGGCAACAATACTTTCTATATCCACTTCTTTTTCAGGAGTATATTTACGTATTTGCTTATGATCAGGGTTTAAATAGTTCAATTTTTTATGAACCCGTGAATTTTGGGGGTTATGGCAATAAATTTAGTTCAGTACTTGTGAAACGTTTAATTATTCGAAtgtatcaacaaaattatttgatttattcggttaatgattcttaccaaaatcgattcgttgggcacaacaattatttttattcccattttttttctcagatgatatcagaaggttttgcagtcattgtggaaattccattctcgctgcaattagtatcttcccttgaagaaaaaaaaataccaaaatctcataatttacaatctattcattcaatatttccttttttagaggataaattatcgcatttaaattatctgtcagatatactaatacctcatcccatccatatggaaatcctggtccaaatccttcaatcctgtatccaggatgttccctctttgcatttattgcggttctttctctacgaatattataattggaatagtctcattactccgaagaaatctatttatgttttttcaaaagaaaataaaagactattttggttcttatataattcttatgtatctgaatgtgaatttgtattagtttttcttcgtaaacaatcttcttatttacgattaacatcttttggagcctttcttgaacga acacatttttatggaaaaatagaacatcttgtagtgtgccgaaatttttttcagaagactttatgggtcttcaaagatccttccatgcactatgttcgatatcaaggaaaagcgattctgggttcaaggggaactcattttctgatgaagaaatggaaatgccactttgtaaatttctggcaatattattttcatttttggtctcaaccgtacaggatccatataaaccaattatcaaactattctttctattttctgggttatctttcaagtgtactaataaattcttcggcggtaaggaatcaaatgctagagaattcatttctaatggatatttttactaagaaatttgataccatagtcccaattattcctcttgttcgatcattgtctaaagctaaattttgtaccgtatccgggcatcctattagtaagccgatttggaccgatttatcagattgtgatattattaatcgatttggccggatatgtagaaatctttctcactatcatagtggatcctcaaaaaaacagagtttgtatcgaatgaagtatatacttcgactttcgtgtgctagaactttggcccgtaaacataaaagtacagtacgcagttttttgcaaagattaagttcgggattattagaagaattctttacggaagaagaacaagttctttctttgatcttccccaaaataacttctttttatttacatggatcatatagagaacgtatttggtatttggatattatccgtatcaatgacctggtaaataatttataa
- the LOC135657700 gene encoding photosystem II protein D1 translates to MTAILERRESTSLWGRFCNWITSTENRLYIGWFGVLMIPTLLTATSVFIIAFIAAPPVDIDGIREPVSGSLLYGNNIISGAIIPTSAAIGLHFYPIWEAASVDEWLYNGGPYELIVLHFLLGVACYMGREWELSFRLGMRPWIAVAYSAPVAAATAVFLIYPIGQGSFSDGMPLGISGTFNFMIVFQAEHNILMHPFHMLGVAGVFGGSLFSAMHGSLVTSSLIRETTENESANAGYRFGQEEETYNIVAAHGYFGRLIFQYASFNNSRSLHFFLAAWPVIGIWFTSLGISTMAFNLNGFNFNQSVVDSQGRVINTWADIINRANLGMEVMHERNAHNFPLDLAAVEVSSTNG, encoded by the coding sequence ATGACTGCAATTTTAGAGAGACGCGAAAGTACAAGCCTATGGGGTCGTTTCTGCAACTGGATAACCAGCACTGAAAACCGTCTTTATATTGGGtggttcggtgttttgatgatccctaccttattgaccgcaacttctgtatttattatcgccttcattgctgctcctccagtagatattgatggtattcgtgaacctgtttctggttctctactttatgGAAATAATATTATCTCTGGTGCTATTATTCCTACTTCTGCAGCTATAGGTTTACATTTTTACCCAATCTGGGAAGCAGCATCTGTTGATGAGTGGTTATACAATGGTGGTCCTTATGAGCTAATTGTTCTACACTTCTTACTTGGTGTAGCTTGTTACATGGGTCGTGAGTGGGAACTTAGTTTCCGTCTGGGTATGCGTCCTTGGATTGCTGTTGCATATTCAGCTCCTGTTGCAGCTGCTACTGCTGTTTTCTTGATCTACCCTATTGGTCAAGGAAGTTTCTCTGATGGTATGCCTTTAGGAATATCTGGTACTTtcaacttcatgattgtattccaggcaGAACACAACATCCTTATGCATCCATTTCACATGTTAGGTGTAGCTGGTGTATTCGGCGGCTCCCTATTCAGTGCTATGCATGGTTCCTTGGTAACCTCTAGTTTGATCAGGGAAACCACTGAAAACGAATCTGCTAACGCAGGTTACAGATTCGGTCAAGAGGAAGAGACTTATAATATCGTAGCTGCTCATGGTTATTTTGGCCGATTGATCTTCCAATATGCTAGTTTCAACAACTCTCGTTCTTTACATTTCTTCTTGGCTGCTTGGCCTGTAATTGGTATCTGGTTCACTTCTTTAGGTATTAGCACCATGGCTTTCAACCTAAATGGTTTCAATTTCAACCAATCCGTAGTTGACAGTCAGGGTCGTGTCATTAACACTTGGGCTGATATCATCAACCGTGCTAACCTTGGTATGGAAGTAATGCATGAACGTAATGCTCACAACTTCCCTCTAGACCTAGCTGCTGTCGAAGTTTCATCTACAAATGGATAA